The following coding sequences lie in one Chionomys nivalis chromosome 8, mChiNiv1.1, whole genome shotgun sequence genomic window:
- the LOC130880445 gene encoding olfactory receptor 51B6, giving the protein MWLNTSSSPFLLTGFPGLEKAHHLISLPLLMAYISILLGNGTLLFLIKDDHNLHEPMYYFLGMLAATDLGVTLTTMPTVLGVLWLNHREIGHAACFSQAYFIHTLSIVESGVLLAMAYDRFIAIRNPLRYTTILTDTRVIQIGVGVFIRASLSIMPIIIRLHWFPYCRSHVLSHAFCLHQDVIKLACADITFNRLYPVVVVFAMVLLDFLIIFFSYVLILKTVMGIASTDERAKALNTCVSHICCILVFYVTVVGLTFIHRFGKHVPHVVHITMSYIYFLFPPFMNPVIYSIKTRQIQSGLLRLFSLPCCRTRL; this is encoded by the coding sequence ATGTGGCTCAACACCTCCTCTTCCCCATTCCTGCTCACTGGCTTCCCAGGTCTGGAGAAGGCCCATCACCTGATCTCTCTCCCACTGCTGATGGCCTACATCTCCATACTGCTTGGCAATGGCAcccttctttttctcattaaGGATGACCACAACCTCCATGAGCCCATGTACTATTTCTTAGGTATGCTGGCAGCTACAGATCTCGGAGTAACATTGACCACCATGCCCACAGTGCTGGGTGTACTGTGGTTAAATCACAGGGAGATTGGCCATGCAGCCTGCTTCTCTCAGGCCTATTTTATCCACACCCTCTCTATTGTGGAGTCAGGGGTCTTGCTTGCCATGGCCTATGACCGTTTCATTGCCATTCGCAACCCATTAAGATACACCACCATCCTTACTGACACTAGGGTAATACAGATTGGAGTGGGTGTATTTATTAGGGCTAGTCTATCAATCATGCCAATAATCATTCGCCTGCATTGGTTTCCCTACTGTCGATCCCATGTACTCTCTCATGCTTTCTGTCTACACCAAGATGTCATCAAGCTAGCCTGTGCTGACATCACATTCAATCGTCTCTATCCAGTTGTGGTTGTATTTGCAATGGTCCTGCTAGATTTCCTGATCATCTTCTTCTCCTACGTTTTAATTCTCAAGACTGTCATGGGCATTGCCTCTACAGACGAGCGGGCCAAGGCCCTCAACACATGTGTCTCCCATATCTGCTGCATCCTGGTCTTCTATGTCACTGTGGTTGGTCTGACCTTTATTCATAGGTTTGGAAAGCATGTGCCTCATGTGGTTCACATCACAATGAGCTACATCTActtcctttttcccccttttatgAACCCTGTCATCTATAGCATTAAGACCAGACAGATTCAGAGTGGTTTACTTCGCTTATTCTCCCTGCCTTGTTGTAGAACACGACTCTGA